Within Acanthochromis polyacanthus isolate Apoly-LR-REF ecotype Palm Island chromosome 3, KAUST_Apoly_ChrSc, whole genome shotgun sequence, the genomic segment gtgtgtgtgtgtgtgtttgtgcatgcatgtgggccagggagggggagggatctgtgtttgtctgtgcacaTGTGGACTCTGTGagctctgtgtgtctgtatgtgtgctcACGCATATGTAGGTCTTGAAAATGGACTTGTTTGTGtatctgtgcatgcatgtgggTTGGCGAGAGggggctgtgtgtgtctgcgtgtgtctgcgtgtgtgtgtgtgtcttacttggagtggagagagggagagaaatgtTCAGGGAGAGAAGAATGAGAGAATCGATTGAGAGGGTGAGACAGGAACAGAGGGAGATATTGAGGGGTCAGCtcacagaagaagaagtggAGGTGAGACGGATTTGGTTGGCGAGAAAGTTTCCAGAAACTCATTGAACCAGAGCTGAACACACAGCCAGACACTCGGAAGACCCAAAATAATCCAGCAAAATATAAACTCTTAGGAAAACTGTGTTTTTCCTGGAAAAGCTGCTAACTTGTTGGGAAGTGTAGCTCAGGACGGTGAGCTGAACCTGTCTGCATGAGCGTGTACGTGTGAACAACTGTTGCACcatttgatgtataatttggtGTTATTGCATATCGGGCCTCACTGGAATTATGACTTCCTAATGTTATAGTTTCGCTCATTTCATGGCTCAGTTTAACTTGTGTTTGTCACGAGTCACGACATTATCTAAGTATGAAGGGTGAATCTGTATGTATTCACTCCATGCCGTTCTGTTTGGTACTTCTTTGGTTTGGTGCTCTCTGTGATCCACAATTACTGCCAGAATAGTCTTTTTACGTCTTCTTACTCGCACTGTCAGACTGGAAATTGTAGAGTGCGAGTTCCACCAGAGAATTTTGGCAGTGCACCAGTTGTTGTCTATCAGCTATAGCTTGCTAGCAGGGTCAGAATTTAAAGCTGGGCACAAACTGTGTGATTTCTACTAATATTGTGCGAGGTGTTAACTCACATTGCAAGTCTTAAATGGCCTTCCTGTGCAGAAAGAACTGCCAATTTTTCTGCCCACACTGTACAGATCAATCGACCAGCCTTATTGTGGAGCTCACAGTGAATGTAAGCATGAAACCCCCTGGCTGGTTCTGTGCTGCGACAGTTTCAGTAAAGTTTTTCAAGCACATAGACAGAGTCCTCAGTGTAtccagaaagagagaaaggcaGCATCAGTTTGTGCAGCTGAATCTGGACTGATCACTGGTTAATTTAATAATGAATATGCTACacctgtgtgttttattttatagtgACAGGTGGGAGTCTTATGATAGAGCATTACTGACATTTaggttatttatttttaattattacttTTTGATGATATAGCAGCATTTGAGGACCTTAACTGTAACCGTTAGATTTGTAGCCAACAAGCCAATGTTCACCagatatatttttcaaaataaaagaaaaaaaaggttttttttaatgtgttcttttgttgttgtttttttgtgaaataccCAGAATGTGAAGCTATAGAAAATCAAACGAGTGCGCCTGAGTTCAAATAATTTAGTAAAACTACTTTTTCCAAAGTCCAACTTGGACTGCCACAAATAACTAgctatttttctttcatgtgaTTTTGATTCTGATAAGCTGCACATGTTCCActtcaagaaaaatattctcATTCTCGTTTTAAATTTGGGCGGCACAGTGATTCGGTGGTTAGCCCCGTTGCCTCACAGATAGAAGATTCCAGGTTCGCATCCCAGCTTGGGAATGGGATCTTtttacatggagtttgcatgttctccctgtgcaggtGTAGattttctccagcttcttctcACAGTCCaagaacatgctgaggttaattgataattctgagttgtctgtaggtgtgaatgtgtgtgtgcttgtttgtctctgtgtgtagccctgtgatagactggtgacctgtccagggtgtctcctgccttcaccctaagtcagctgggatagactccagcctgcCCCCTGAccgtaatgaggattaagcagtgtaaagatgataaatggatggatgttttgaaATTGATCTCAGCCATATTGCCCAGGTTTTCTCACAGTGTGACGTAAAGTGTGTGTTGTTGAAGGATGCTGGCTGAGAGGATCTTATCAGTGTGTTATCGTAGCGGTTGAGCCATTACGCAGTCATGTGACTTGCAGTGTTGTGATAGATTGAATACCACAATTCAGTGCACTATTGTGGAGACAAAACTTCAGTTAATGTGGAAAATTGTATGTACGCTTTGACTGCTGTCTCATGAGGTTTTGGTGATTatcatctttgatttttttttttggttttgttttattttcaaagccaggatttgtgtgtttggttgtcGCAGAGGACAGCTCTACAAGAGGAAAAAAGCTGCACATATGTGAGCACAAATGCAGGCGCACACTCTTGTTGTGCACtctcttaaacacacacacacacacagacatgcagtaTCACGAGTCCAGATGGGATTGGAGTGGATCAATAGAAAGACAGTGGGTCTGGTTGATATCTCTGCTGAATGAgtatctctccctctctctgttctctctctgtcttttttctctttgctcccttttcctatttttctcgctttgttttcagctgcttcaCTTTATTCTCTGCTAACCCTTTTTTCTTCCTCccgtctgttttttctttcactctctCTTGTCTGCCTGCAAACACGCACACggccacacacatgcacattctAACACAGACACTAATGAACACTTTAAAATCCAAAGCACGATCTTCCTATGGCCTAGTTTTTAGAGCCTCCAATGTCATGTGAGTAAAAAATAGACTGACGGAAAACAATATTGACATCGGTGGTAACAGAACTAGCCCAGATTTAGGAGTTTGGATCAGTTTGGCTCTTCTCAGCGTGCCTGTTTTGGCATGGATTTAGTCTGAAGAAGATAATCTCACTTGGCCACTCTGGGCTCACACAGGTTGCTGAATTTGAGCTCTCTGGGGTAACGGCACACTCCTTAGTGTTGATTCAGGGCACTCAAGAATGTACACCAACTGGATTGGCGAATCTTACAGTGACCGATCTTGTCATTATTCAGAAATGGCTGTTCACACAAAAGTAGGTTTAATTTCTCAATTTAGACCTTATTGTGTCTCTGCCACTTGACTCTCATCAGTATTGAAACTATTgatgtgtgaaaatgtgaaaggTGTGAGCtgagtagtttttgttttttgtcattttaaattattttcaactATGAAACTGTACATCCAGACAAAATAGATATCAAAGTGACTTGTAGAATTTTACAACTCTAAGCCATAATTTGAGGGACATCTTATGTTAAATTTAAGAAATGCTTTATTTAACAATCAAGACAAATGCTTTTTTGCTAACATCATTGTCTTGCAGCGACTATTTATCTGGCTGGTGTTAAGTGTTTGGAGATGTTTGTATTCTTCTTTACTTATTTGTTAATCTGAAGGATTCTGTTAAGTCCGAATTGAGAAGTTTTTCTATGAATTTGTCCATGTTGATCAACAAGCAGtaatgcactaaaacaaagctGCACTGTGTCAACATGGTCATATAAAATAAGAAGACTGCCTTGCAAGTAAATGTTATTGTTAGCAATGCTTGatttaatttttaacaaatattgACTGTGTTTTATGAGCAATCATAAATTGCTTGCTACACCACAAGAAAACACTCATGCACGCAATGCGCTTTGGTTTTTAACACTGAATGTAccacagggatgggatcagcaagttctgattctagCGGAAAGTTGTGGGGGGGTGCGGCGGCAcggcgacttccaatcgctggtccgtttacaatcgtcgttaacaagctatcgttaacgtcgttaccattaAGAAGCTATcattaacgtcgttaccatcgcgcgggagtatcagcgacaataaagtgttcaaactttaaaggaaatccgcggatccgcggtaaattcccatccctgaaaaaagcggaattccacGAATTCgtggaaaaatcacatccctggtACCAGACTCTGCAGGGTGACCCTAAATCACAACTCGATTAGTTTTAgattgcattttatttggatatttgtttttatttttttaccatttggTTTCTTTCCTTAAGTGTAAAAACGTGGTAGGGTAGCGATCATATAGCTAATTCCTCTCTGTAAGGAATTTTAAAAAGGACTGCTTGTTATCAGGCTGGATAAGAATGCTGAAACTCCTGACTGACAGCGTGGTCGCTTTTgggagaaaacattttttcttttggctGTGTGGTAACATGATTCTCCACAGGTTGACACCATGTTGCCTTTTTATTCATAATGTGAAATAAttgctttttaagggttaagaGTTGGGAATGCACTGGAATGACGTATTCACACTCTGGCTACCCTGAATCGCCTATGAAGCTCCATAAGAGGACAATATACCAATTCATATCTGAGTCTTTGACGGCTTAGTGGAATAAATGTGAAGAGGTTAAACTGTGAGATGGCTTACTCCTCCTCAACTGTAATGTTTGTGGCCTCTATATTAAAACTTCTGAGGCATCATTAACATTCAAGTGTACTTCTGCCCAAAGCTGTCTTTGATTTCTGAATCTGGTTTGTGATGAGGAAAGATGGCAAAGTTTCAAAATCAGTATGTTCAAGGATGTCTCTGCCCGCAGTTTTGTTGTGCTTGGACTTACTAAACTGAGTTCCTCCAGGTTAGTCAGTGCAGATTGTGTGAAATCCAAAACTCATCCACATTTTGTTCATGTTAGACTCATACATAGTAAAGAAcagtttaaataattaaatgtctactttgtgtttttttttaatctattttgttTGCATATATGGGCGGACTAAACGCAGTTGATATTAAATCATTACATGGCCATTAGCCCATTGATCACTCTCTGACCTGATTGATGTGAAGTTTGGCCAGTAGGCAGATTGATTAAATGATAATCGAgcatatttgtgtgtctgtgcatgtgtgtatttccTGCAGACGCGGCTgtggaaggaaaagaaaaggaacacCCGTGAAAGTCTTTGTTACACACACTGAGGAGGAGAGCGTGACTGAACACAGCTTCAGcccaggtgtgtgtttgtgtgtgttatatCTGCGTGCCATATTCTTACAGCTATCAactgtgcatgtttttgtgtgtgtgtatctgtccgtgtgtgtgtgattggtgTGGGGGTGGAGAGTGTGTTGGTGAGTGTGACCTACTtttgtgcgtgcgtgtgtgtgtgttcttgacTACATATGTGCTGCTATATGCACCTGTGTATTTGCTCCAAGAGATGGGGTGATgacctgcgtgtgtgtgtgagcgtgtgtgtgtgagcgtgtgagcgtgtgtgtgtgtgtgtgtgtccatgcatACTCATTGGTAATCCTTTTATACTGACTGTTGCTGTGCTCTCAGGTGATCGAAAGGAAGCAGGAGAAAATAAGCGGCCCACCCTGGACGGGCCTTTCTACAACACAGAGCCTGCTCCTCATTACTGGTGAGTGTCAATTAGTGTGGGTCTATTAATTGCTGTAAGTCATGTCTTCTTTTACTCAAACCCCTAGTAAAGAATCTTAACTCAGCATGCACATACAGCTTAGTCTGAGCACAGCATATCCTCAGGACCAAGGAACCctgtaggttttcattttaTCTACAAAATCAGGCTGATTTATACCTGAGATGTCAGAAGAATGCAGTTGACTAGTCAGCAGGCGAGAAAATCAGCATCACTATATGGGCTAGGGCTTGAGATTCACTGCCCTGAAGCACCGGCACAAGCTTGTATGTGTGGATTCTTACTATTTGCTTTACACtcatgtgactgttgtggaTCCctacagcaaaagaaaaaaattacctTAGGGCTAGAAGAAAAGATTACCATTACCATTCTGTCCCTACTGTCCGTATATCTTCATTGAAGTTCAGAGCATCGTGTAAcataaacacgcacacacactgaagTCATGTACACACAAGAGCACAGCTGGATCTACGAACCAGTATAAGTTGTTATCCCACATTGAAATCATTTGCTTACAATGAGCTACATAAATTAGAATACAATAGACGAGAATGATGCTGGAACTGCCATGAACAATGACCAACATTACCATTTAATTTGACTGTTACTTTTCACAAAAGCTgatctctgtgtttttcagtaaaATGGCAAAGTTGTAAAAAATGTCCGTCACAATTTCCCTGACACAAAGATGAAGTCTTCAAAAGGGTTGTTTAGTCTCACCAAAGCCCAACATCTACATTTACAGTACAGtaacagagaacagaaacgAAGCTCCTAGCTGGAACCAGGAAGTGCTAGGTAGTTTTCATGATAAATGACTGATAGATTTCAACACTTCTTGTTAATACATTCTGTGAATCAACTAATCATTTCAACACTAGACACAGATGGAAAGGTAGAAACAGAGCATGTGTTTTGACTCCTAAGatgatcaaaatttttaaaaaaaaaaccacagaaCAGAAGAATATCAACAATTATTTCTAATGTACATCCCCTTTACCTTCCAGCAGTCCATTGGAGCAGACTCATGATAAAGTCTCCACTGGATCAAGGACCAGCTCCTGCTCAGCCTCCACGCCAGCTCCAtctccagctccttcttcagCTCCAACCCCGACACCAGTCCCCGCTCCTGCCCCGGCCACCGCAACTTCAGCTCAGGCCCCTTCTCTGACCCCTGCGTCCACAGCCCCAGCTGCCCCGACAGCCTCTGCTCCGGCTCCAACAGCCagctccttccctccctcccccaaCTGCCGTATCAGAGAGGTCCACTGTGGCAGCCAGGTGCGGTTGGTCGTTATCGCCATACGAGACATCACGAAGGGGGAGGAGATCACTGTGGACTACAGCCTGACAGAGTGGGGAGAGAACCTGGTCAGTACCATGAAAGGCAGATGCATTCAACTACTCACAAATGTTGCTGGTATTACACATGGCCTTTGACAACATGAATTCCCAAAgcctacaaaaaaaacatcaacttaTCTGGCAATGCATTTTATTGTCTCTGCGGATATAAATCCAGATAAAAATTTGGATATATCCAGTGCAGCGGGGCCTTTGAGCTGGCAAAAAATTGTCAGCAATCCAAAACATTGAGGAAACATCAAAACTTGGTGTTAAAATCGAAGGCTTCACGCTTGACAGACTATTTTGCACTGGTGTTCAACAGTGTCTCTCAGGGAGAGAAAGGAAAAAtgggaatggatggatggatgttgtgattGAGCAGAGTTGCTCATGTTTGGACTCCTTTCACAGTCTAATTATCCAATTATTCACTTTCTAACCGTAATTCTTAACGTAACCTGCGCCAAAACCTAAAATTTAAGCTCAACTGTAAAGTCAATTTCAAATGTAAAGCCAGTCACTTCAGCAGGTACAGGAAAGACAGTTGTCTCACTCTTAGGTTGTCTTCATCCGTCTGTCCCGTCCCTTCGTCCTCGTCGGTGTAGAAATACACTAACGCTCTGTGAATATCTCAGATGACTTCAGATAGACAACCATATGTGTATTCACACATTGCTGATCAGCTTCACACACTGACTGTCTGTCAGGCATGCACACACTCTTTTACACTACCCactgcacacacattcatgctACATGCACGAGCTAAGCAAGGCATggggttaccatggtgatggcTGAGCTCCAGCTCTCATTATACCTATAGTGCTTTAGCAACAGTAACCATGGTTATTACATGACATCTGTTCTTTTAATGGATCTCATTAGATTGGATCAATTTACTCAAGAAACTGATGATACCAGAATCcattttagaaaattaaattgACAATTTGGAGAATTTGACATTAGATATTGAAGTAGACCCAAGACTGCTGAAAGTGCTTTGAAATTTGAATATGTTGCTGAGATTAAGTGTAAAGCAACTTCTTTCAGGTTTTAATTGTAGCATACACCTTCTTACTGCTTTTGTTTGGCTTGTTATCATGACATTTGGAGTCCTGATCAACCTCTGTgcctgtgtttttctgctctctgaGTGACAGCTGAGGTTGATTGTGATGGCAAACATTAATGACCGGCTGTTTTAATGTGAGTGCTTTGTGTCCCACAGGGTTTCCGTGGTACTGTGTCTCCAGCGCAACACGAGTGTAATTCTGACATTGAGAATAACAACAATATCAAGaaggtaaaagaaaaatattacacGTTAGACTCACAAAacatcagttttgttgtttttaaaagtgaccAGTGGGGGGACAAAATATAGAGTTGCAAGGTTCATTTTTAGACAATGTTGCATGCCAGACAGCTGGAACACTTCCATAGCTTGGACTGGCATGAAAATGTCAGTCAAAGTTTCACCTTTACTGCGATCATGCTGTTGTTTTCAGCATAaaagctctaaaaaaaaaacaaaaaacctcagTACACTTGTTGATCAGCCAAACAGAGGACAAACACAGTTAGAGAGTAGCTGGTCAACATTCTGGTGCATTTAACAGCAAGAGAGGcaaatatttccctcaggagttggtagaaaccaaaaaaagagataaaagaaGATTGGATTTACATTTGCTGGGTGACCAGATGTACAACtccaaatgaatgataataTGGCTCGCCTGCTGCTGGCTGTAAATAGGCAACTCTTTGATAAGTTTGCTGTGCAAATGATAAAATGAAAGATGATAATGTTGTTCCCAGTATTCCCAAACGTCAATCTGACAAATGTAATTTCTTCAGTAACTTTGAAATCAACACTAGAAACTAAAATAACAACAGATCCATCTAATATTAACAAGACCTTGACTGTATGAGGGAGTCTTATATATTGTAAATATTGACACAGCATCTCATAATTATTTCTGCTGCACACAAGTGTTGTTGTTTAATATCTATGGAGTAAAAACCATCACTGGTTTCACTCTATAATTAGAATTGTAGTGAGCGGCTGTGATACACTGCTGTTCCTGCAGCACGTCACCTGTCTGGATGTGGGTGGAAAACACCGATGTTAGACTCAACATAATCATTATCATAAAATCTTCCTCCCCCTCCACTGGATAATTGTTTTATTATGTATAGTTATGGTAAACTCCTCTAAAGCAAAACAGTATAGGTTACCTTATCTGGCTATGCTTGGAGTCATTGTGCTGTCTGTCGCCTCTCTGTGCTAAATGGTCCAGTTGGGAAACATTACTGCAATCGCTTATCACTGTCTCTGTCAATACACTGTTGATTGTCTCGCCAGTGACTCCCACCTTTTGCTTATTGCCTTCAAATTTAATAACTCTCCTGGCTGCAAATCTAATTAGATTGGCAAAAATTAAACATGCTTTCAATGTTAGTGTTTTAATGTAAGCAGTGATATTAAAACTTCACTGGTATGAACTCTAATGCTGCCAGTAAGTGGCACAGCTTGGCTTGGTAGATCTCGGGGGGGCCTACAGTGGTTGGGCACTAAAAGCATTTCTGGACTGCAGGTAGTGTCGAAATTTTAAGCCTTAAGTTCTTATCAGTCTTATTTATGGCAAGTTGAGTTAATTATAATGCACTTATTTTTATTGGAGGggaagaaaataatgaaatgaaagatCATCACAATCTAGGTTGGGAAGATGTATTCtaatttattcagaaaaaacaacacaagttgAAGATTTCTTACAAGACGGAAGAAAACAATTGGTTAGGAAGTCACAAAAGACATAAGAGACCCAAAAGATTCAAAGTTTGAAAGCAAAATATGCTCTCTACATAGGGAGAAATTTTTTTGTAGGGCATGAGAATAAAAAGTTTGAAAGTCTCTGTAGTACGTAATAGCCCCAAAATAATCATTGGAATGTGCCcaattttttaatttcattactACTGCAAAAAACGTCTGTTGTTCTCTTTCTACTCCAGGAGGAAGAGCCTCTGTCATTAAccacacagcagcaacaacagcagcaggaatatGTCACCCCCTCTTGgtccctctccccctcctcctcccccatctCCCACTCTGACGCCAGTGACTCGGATGCAGGAGATGAGGACAACTCCAGCCCACGTGGCCGCGCAATGCGCCGGCGGAAGAAACGCCGCGGCACTCCTTCAAAGAAAAAGACCCCACATCGGACCCCACCAGGGCGGCCATCACCCGTCTCCCCCTCCAGCGTTTCTCAACACAGCCGTCCGCTTCCTTCATCCCATTCACCGGCGCAGTCCTCCCCtccctgctcctcttcctcctcctcttcttcagctAAGGCTATGTTCAAACCTCCGGCTCCACTGGGCTCCAGCACCACAGGCAACGTCACTACAAATGTCCCCAGGGGAGGGGTGTCCATAGACTCCATGCGCCAAACCTGTGAGTATTGCGGACGTCACTTCCGCTCTCTAGGTCGCCACTTAGACAAACACCACGCCCACCAGCCCGATGTGTGCTCTGCCCTCGTTGAACGCTACACACAGATGCCCCGTCTGCATGCACAGAGCACAAATCCTGCCACAGCCCCTCACACCCAGCAACACTCGAAGCTGCCGCACGTCGCAGGACAGAGCCGCAGTTCAGATCTCGCACAAGCTGGTGTCCAGGACCTCTCCATGTCTCCGCCCACTCTCACAGCAGCCAACCAATCCCCTGCTTCCTCTGGGAGGAACTCCACCCCTCCTGTGCTGACTCCTCCACGAGGACAGAACGCTGTGGCGGTGTCTGTGTTGAAGAGGAGCCCGCCGCCCGTGGCTGTGACGCAGTCCAGGAAGGGAGCAATGAGGAAgctgaagaaagaaagacaggtAAAGGTAGAAGAGAATGaacaggaggaagatgaagaagatgTGGAGGTTGTGGAGGTAAAGAGGCCCAAAGAGGAGGACGACGTAGAGCTGGTGTGTCCTCAGTCCTACAGCAGGACATTGGCCAAAGAGATAGAGCCAccaaaagaagaggaggaggacgaggaagaagaggaagaggaggagaatggAATAATGGAGGTGGAGGATGAAAGTGGGACAGAGGATAAGGAAAAGGACTTGCTGAGGTAACTTGATGTTGATTACTAAAAAGTTGGTTACAGATGAAATAACagtttattgcaaaaataacTTGACAGATGTCAGATAAAACATTGTGCTTTTAGCTAAGGCCtcatatttgtgtatttcagGTCAAAATCTAGTTAAATTGTAGCCCAGTGTGTTGCCCAGGAGCAACATTTACTGCAGATTGTCCTCCTAAAACTTCTTCCTGTGTACTTTTCAAAGATGACTTGCAAACTGctaaaacaatgtaccatcaaCAACGTGAGAAAGACCACTGAGTGGAAAAGGACAAAATCCATTATCTGTGTAAACACTTCTAATTTGAAGGAATTAGTTCATTGGTATTTGTCCCCCTCTACAACAAAGCAGAGGTGTGAACAGCTGTTAGCACTCATTTGCTAAGTGACCCAGAGTTGACACAACAACTCATAACTTAGTTTCCTGCTGTTACAAACACGTATGTCTTTTAATTTTTCCAAATGATTTAAACTGAGGGCATAAACTAAGATAGCAAATACAATGTATAAATTCAGGAGTATAGATTACTAGACAGAGGGAACATGTAATTCATTAACTTTAAACCTCAGGCaacttatttttcactgcagtataaaatccTACACCTCTaaggaaacagcacaatcaGAGCCAGAAGAAGAGAGCGCAAACAAATGTCTTGTGCAATACAACAAAGTTATAACtccataaaacataaaaaaacaactaaaagtagaattcctttaaatatttttaaatgataaaagctggaacatgttcaacatttttccaagtgcctacATGTGTTACcattactggaaaaaaatgtggcTGTACATATTATAAATATCTGACTACTTTAGTTTTTTATATTTGTGTCCAAACTTGTCTCTTATCTGCTCTgcgtaaacacagcctgcagttaagGCCAGTGCTGCTGAAACGACCCTCAATTTTAGTCCAGTGACTGTTGATCACTGCCAAGTCAGTGAAGGCTTCACGATTGTGACAAGGAGCGCAGACGTTTTAGTTTATAAAAAATCCAGTTAGATCAAATGAGACCTGTACAGTGGTTTTGTTTAAATCATCAACATTTTAAGCTTCGATTTGGCTAAGGTTTACTACAACACAGCTTGTCGcaaatgagtagttcaaggactgttggaaagttataaacctctcttttctgtcttctgGTTCTGATATACGGTGTCATTTTGGTATTTACTTGTGGTTCATGCCAGGCTCgaaaagttacattttaaaatatggtTATAAACGTTGGCACTACTTCATGGTAATTTAAATTACTTAAaggaaatttttttttgctaatggttaactttcattgtttttcagtaGTTCGGGGCGTCACCACATGCTGCCCCTCCTCTCGTCCCTGTCCTCTCTGGTGCTGTACCTACGTCGGCTGCAGCACTCGGCCTTCTTGTCCCTGTCACGCCAGCTGCAGTCTGCTGAGGCCTGGCGCCTTCTCTGTCACTCCAGCCTGGCCCTCCTTATTCTGTATAACCGACGACGTGAGTGCGAGGTCTCCAAACTGTCCATCGCTGAATATCGCGCTCGTGTTACTCCTCAGTGCCCTGTCCCAGTCCCCCCTGGTGCTCCTCCCGCTCTCACACCCTTGGAGGCCTCCCTCTCCCCCTTTGAGCGCCTGGTGCTTCCTCACCTCCCCAGAGTTGGAGTCCAGGGTAAACGTGGACGAGTCCAGCCCCTCATCCTACCCCCCCACTGTGAACCCTGCCTGGAGCTTCTTCTGCAGACACGGCAGGACGTAGGAGTTGACCCCACAAACCCATACGTCTTTGCCCGACCCTACCACTCTCCTGCTACACCACTACGCGGCACTGACCTCCTGCGCAGCCTGGCTCGTTCCAGCGGTACCCGCAATCCCCGAGCCCTGACCCAGACCAGGGTTCGCCGCCAGGTAGCAATCCTAACCCAGCTGCTGCTTCTAGGAGAAGGAGAGGAGCCTGGCCAGCCAGGAGGAAGTGCTGTAGAGAGGCTGGAGCATTTCCTTGAGAGAGAGTACCACGTGACACAGAACTGTGCCGGAATTGGCCAAGACCCAGGCCTGATGGGCAGAGTGGGCAGAGTGGTGCTGTgtggagagagagatggagtgcTGTTCAGGGGAATGAGCCTGAACCACATCTGTCTGGAACTGGAT encodes:
- the si:dkey-117m1.4 gene encoding uncharacterized protein si:dkey-117m1.4 isoform X2, producing MAETVRSLFEYRDPHCLDSDGEGVKPTPPLRGRGCGRKRKGTPVKVFVTHTEEESVTEHSFSPGDRKEAGENKRPTLDGPFYNTEPAPHYCPLEQTHDKVSTGSRTSSCSASTPAPSPAPSSAPTPTPVPAPAPATATSAQAPSLTPASTAPAAPTASAPAPTASSFPPSPNCRIREVHCGSQVRLVVIAIRDITKGEEITVDYSLTEWGENLGFRGTVSPAQHECNSDIENNNNIKKEEEPLSLTTQQQQQQQEYVTPSWSLSPSSSPISHSDASDSDAGDEDNSSPRGRAMRRRKKRRGTPSKKKTPHRTPPGRPSPVSPSSVSQHSRPLPSSHSPAQSSPPCSSSSSSSSAKAMFKPPAPLGSSTTGNVTTNVPRGGVSIDSMRQTCEYCGRHFRSLGRHLDKHHAHQPDVCSALVERYTQMPRLHAQSTNPATAPHTQQHSKLPHVAGQSRSSDLAQAGVQDLSMSPPTLTAANQSPASSGRNSTPPVLTPPRGQNAVAVSVLKRSPPPVAVTQSRKGAMRKLKKERQVKVEENEQEEDEEDVEVVEVKRPKEEDDVELVCPQSYSRTLAKEIEPPKEEEEDEEEEEEEENGIMEVEDESGTEDKEKDLLSSSGRHHMLPLLSSLSSLVLYLRRLQHSAFLSLSRQLQSAEAWRLLCHSSLALLILYNRRRECEVSKLSIAEYRARVTPQCPVPVPPGAPPALTPLEASLSPFERLVLPHLPRVGVQGKRGRVQPLILPPHCEPCLELLLQTRQDVGVDPTNPYVFARPYHSPATPLRGTDLLRSLARSSGTRNPRALTQTRVRRQVAILTQLLLLGEGEEPGQPGGSAVERLEHFLEREYHVTQNCAGIGQDPGLMGRVGRVVLCGERDGVLFRGMSLNHICLELDVMSGNSADSYSEGESEGEHMKEKPEMNTPVPALNPTPTLLYVRKGKNNGRVGRPKKLKNIQPPPPPPPPPPAKCRRGSGQPKSGKRGVLKRPWSEAERAAVEEHLTQNINELRVPAKADCERCLQQCPLLVSNHRDWRAIKFYCHNRIQLLKKNQRRESEPQPLTVC
- the si:dkey-117m1.4 gene encoding uncharacterized protein si:dkey-117m1.4 isoform X3 — translated: MAETVRSLFEYRDPHCLDSDGEGVKPTPPLRGRGCGRKRKGTPVKVFVTHTEEESVTEHSFSPGDRKEAGENKRPTLDGPFYNTEPAPHYCSPLEQTHDKVSTGSRTSSCSASTPAPSPAPSSAPTPTPVPAPAPATATSAQAPSLTPASTAPAAPTASAPAPTASSFPPSPNCRIREVHCGSQVRLVVIAIRDITKGEEITVDYSLTEWGENLGFRGTVSPAQHECNSDIENNNNIKKEEEPLSLTTQQQQQQQEYVTPSWSLSPSSSPISHSDASDSDAGDEDNSSPRGRAMRRRKKRRGTPSKKKTPHRTPPGRPSPVSPSSVSQHSRPLPSSHSPAQSSPPCSSSSSSSSAKAMFKPPAPLGSSTTGNVTTNVPRGGVSIDSMRQTCEYCGRHFRSLGRHLDKHHAHQPDVCSALVERYTQMPRLHAQSTNPATAPHTQQHSKLPHVAGQSRSSDLAQAGVQDLSMSPPTLTAANQSPASSGRNSTPPVLTPPRGQNAVAVSVLKRSPPPVAVTQSRKGAMRKLKKERQVKVEENEQEEDEEDVEVVEVKRPKEEDDVELVCPQSYSRTLAKEIEPPKEEEEDEEEEEEEENGIMEVEDESGTEDKEKDLLSSGRHHMLPLLSSLSSLVLYLRRLQHSAFLSLSRQLQSAEAWRLLCHSSLALLILYNRRRECEVSKLSIAEYRARVTPQCPVPVPPGAPPALTPLEASLSPFERLVLPHLPRVGVQGKRGRVQPLILPPHCEPCLELLLQTRQDVGVDPTNPYVFARPYHSPATPLRGTDLLRSLARSSGTRNPRALTQTRVRRQVAILTQLLLLGEGEEPGQPGGSAVERLEHFLEREYHVTQNCAGIGQDPGLMGRVGRVVLCGERDGVLFRGMSLNHICLELDVMSGNSADSYSEGESEGEHMKEKPEMNTPVPALNPTPTLLYVRKGKNNGRVGRPKKLKNIQPPPPPPPPPPAKCRRGSGQPKSGKRGVLKRPWSEAERAAVEEHLTQNINELRVPAKADCERCLQQCPLLVSNHRDWRAIKFYCHNRIQLLKKNQRRESEPQPLTVC